The window CCCGCGGGTCATCCACCCAACAGGAAAGCAGGCTGCGATTTGTCAGTTCCAAGGAATTCATTTTCAGTGAACGTGGGAGTCTAAATAAAAATTCAGATGTGTAATGTGGCCACACTGACTCCACGTGCTCTTCAAAAATGTTTCTCCCACGGTGCTTAACGGccccttttcaaaatgaacactTGTGATTCTGACCATGTTGAAAATGTTGGTgtacattttgtgttgaatcCATTTAAATCTCCCTTCTGTTGGTTCCAGGGTCTGTATTATTCCTACTACAAGACCATCATTGAAGCCCCGGCTTTCCTGGACGGCCTGCACATGGTCATGAACGACCGGCTCACGGAGTTCCCCCTGGTTATTAACACGCTGAAGAGATTCAATCTCTACCCAGAGGTAATGCCGTTTGTACGCTCGGTTTGGGAACGTTGTGGAATTGTACTTGTTCATAAGACGACACCAAAGTTTAGTctaaaactttttctttttttttttcacactcaaTTTCTGTTTCTCCATGCTTCCTCTATAGCTAGGTGGGTTGTGTTTGGGACCAAACCTTTACTCGTTctaaccaaacactgcaagaaaGAGCCATACTGGGAAGGTTATGGGATTCTAAAAGACAACAGAGGCCTTTCAGACACTCTGTTGGAACAGGCTTCGCACTGTTTCTCATCCGTCTCTGCTCCCCAGGTGGTCCTGGCCAGCTGGTACCGGACGTACACGGGTGTTATGGGATACTTTGGGATTCCCACAAAGATGTGCTGGTCCATCAATAGAGGAGAGGGACTCACTCCCGTGGACAGCTGTGAAGGTACAGACCGTTGCCCCGGAGCTGCAGCCTGATCTGCAAAAGCACTTGTttgagcacacacagacacacacacacacacacacacacagacacacacacagcaggttgTGGTGACAACGTCCTAAAATCAGACAGTTTCGCCCTTAAAGACCTAGAGCGACGCTAACATTAAAGACACTCACACAGTCTCGCGCTGAATTGACTAGATGACTCCTTTCTTCACAGACTttgatgcttttcttcttttgaggaCAGATGAAGTCAAAACAGCCTCACGGGGAGTTGGCAgtggagagaaaataaatgaattacacGGAAGGAATTGATCAAAGAACCCATGCAGTCGTTTgattctgttcatttttttttttgtgctcaaaAGAAGGTCTAATTTACTAGAACGGTGCTCTTCGTAGAGTACTGATGGATTCACTTCTTAACACTCCCTCTGAGCAGCTTATATAATTAAAACCACTAATGCCAAGgttttctttcaataaaagaaatgtagaaatataccAACGGCTACAACAAAACCACCAACACAATGATCCGTACTGGTCGCTTTCCCAGCTTCGCACTCTTAGCCCTATTCCCATTAAGAAGGAAATGCAGCTGGATAAATAGTGAGATTAATAGTGAGATAACACGTTTCACAAAACCATGACAGAAAACTCTGGGAAAGACTAATACGCCAACAACAGGCAGAACACCGCTACAGAAGAGAAGCATTATTATTGCTAAAGTAGCCCCGAAAAATGCTCTTCACCTATAAATAGCTTTGTGATATTTGCTCGCAGGAAAGTAAATCTGCTGACAGTAAACAAGCTGCTGTCAGCTCTGCCTTTTTGTGGGGCTGcaatctgtgtgtttctgtcagtcTCATtaacagcgccccccccccccccccccgcccccgccccccctcccctgtacGCGGGCGGCTCTCGCAGTGTTTACATTGCGTCGCACAAGATCGAGCCGCCGCAAAGGGGGAGGGTTTCCTGTGACTGTCGGCGTGTCACATCATACAACGTTTTCACACCGAGCTTCATCTACTCAGGAAGTTTCTGTACTAAAAGGGAAATAATAATGCAGTGCAACACTGTCTCATGTTCACTGCTGTGATAAGGTCAAAGGGAAGTGCTCGGGCAGTTCCTCCGAtctttgcagggggggggggcatgtttaCCTCTTTTGAGAGCCGGGGAGGGATTGCATGAATTTAAAGGTCCTCTGTTTGATTCCACCCGTCGACGCCGTCATCACAGTATATGGATAGTATATTGTTCTGTGTGATATGGACCAATAGGAACGGCTGAAAATAAAACCCTCCTTCAATCACGGGGTTTGTAGAGTTAATTTTTCACCTCTAACAGAGCTCTGCTCAGGGGCTACCTGCTTCGTGGGCTGTTTCTGCACCGGCACCTCACAGCGTGAAGCCACTTCCAGAAGAAATACAATGGACCTGATGAAACTTTACAACGTTACAAAAATCCCCCACatgttgtgttcatttttgtttagtAAGAGGCAGCTGTGGAGAcgtggatggaaaaaaaaaccctattaTATGGTTCCTCAACTAACAAAGCAGTGCTTTCTGTGTCCATACATAACCTTCAGCCCTAAGAGAGAACATCTCTGTTTACTTTCCGGActcgtgcttgtgtgtgtgtgtctgtgtgtgcgttgtgcaCATCAGGGATGGGCGACCCGGCGTACTTCTACGTGAGCTTTGTGTTCCTGCTGAACGGTGCGATGATGAGCCTGTTCTTCATCTACGGGGTCTATCTCaggtaacttgtttttttcaccTGACGTGAAACGAGAGGTGGGCGGATGACCTTCCTCAACCTCAACCTGTCGTTTCCGCTCTTTCCTGCTTGTTTTCCCGGTGCAGCGGCAGTCGACTGGGCGGCGTCGTCACCGCCGTGTGTTTCTTCTTCAACCACGGCGAGGTGAGTGCACCGCCCTGACCGGGTGTGTCTGTGAACTAGCAGAGCTAGAAGGTCCTTCTGGTGGCTTGAAATGGAGCTAAAAGCCTCCTCTCGCTCCAATAGTAAGCCTGTCAGatcgagcacacacacacacacacactagcaggTGATGCCCTCCTCTTTCTGGGTTGGAGGTTTCAGGAGCATCTGTTATTTTACGAGGAAGCAGCTGACTCATGAATGCAGCTCGGGGGGGACAAACCTGTGAGATTCAATAGCAAAGAGATGACACCAAGTCAGGCCTATGTGGTCCAGAACTAAACTTTAAGTTCCGGGTGCTAAACGAGTCGCAATGTGCTCTCCGCTCAATTTAATTTGCAACCACCATCTGTCATTTTCGGGGCTTTTTATACTAACAAAATAATGCCGGGTGCTGTTTTGTCCAAACGTTAGTGTGTCGTGCTTCTCCTGCGACTTTCATTGGATGCTGCCACATCTGTTTGGGAAGATCTCCctatcaagttttttttttttgccccccgaTCAGAGGGCTTTGATAGTCTGACTCCTTTTTTCCCTTCATGGAACAGATGGCCAGGGAACACTCGAGCCTCAACCTGAAAATGAGATCAGATAAAACCTAATTGATTCTGTGGGCCAAAGATGCTGAGTACACATAATAAAACTACTTATCAGCAGATGTGCAGGGTTGATTATATAAGCATATGGCACATTAAAATAACAGCTGGAGTTTGATCTGAATTACCGGAGATCCAATCTGTTCCAATCCATTAAGTTTATGAGGTTGAATTATCAATATATGAACAAAAGAGCGAGTGTGACGCAATCCATTCAAGTTCAACACAAGTTTAACTGGAGTTTCGTCCCTGACCAATTATCTGTTAAGTGTGGGGAATGTCTTTTTGTCCCTTTAAAAGACCAACGTAGGATTTTAGCAAACTACATTTTTCATCCACGGAGGAAGGAGACACTTGTGAAGGCCtccttgttttaatttaaaaaaaacattgttgatCCCATCCACTGTGGTgttttgatgcatttttttcGTGTGCATGTCAGAGCACCCGTGTCATGTGGACTCCGCCCCTCAGGGAGAGCTTCGCCTACCCCTTCCTCGTCCTGCAGATGCTCCTTCTCACCCACATCCTGCGGTAAGCTCCGTCCTACAGCCGCAGCGGCGCACGGCAACCTGTTCTCTTCACATGCAAAAGCTGCTCGTCAGACCCAAGCCGCGGAAAACAAACCAATCCCATCTCAAGTGCCTGTGCACCCATCAGAACCCCCAGAGCACGCCGCGGCGTTAGAGGCTCCGCCTCCCGTGGACTGCAGCCTAAAAGCGCTCACTGTTGTGTATGCAAAAGAGCAAAAGTAACACATGGTTTCCTTGACACGTTGAAGGGATGCAGGCTCTGTGTGCTGTAGCTACGCCTTTTGTTTTCTGCTAAACGGTGCACTGAAGCGTGGTCAGATAATCTCCCCATTGCACACATGTGGGGGGGCTTTGCAGCAGACTCTGGATTGCAAGTGAATGTGTGCGCTTGTATCGTCCTAATGCTTCTTCCCTTATCTcctcccctgtctctctctccttccctctctctttctttctttcaccgCCGTGATTCTTTCTCTCGCCTCTCCCCAGGACACGGAACCCGAGCAGGACAGCCATGGTCGCCCTCGGCGTCTCCAATTTGTGCTTCATGCTGCCTTGGCAGTTTGCCCAGTTTGTGCTGCTCACTCAGGTAAACGCAGAGCAAGGGAGacatcggcgggggggggggggaagagagagagagagagagagaatgcggGAAGAAAGCAGGTTAGGGAGAAAATACAGACTGTAGAGAGCAGAGGATTCTGGCGTGGGATGTGACTGGATTGTCAAATAGTGGATGGAAAAGAACCGAAAAGGGCAACGCTGACAGAAAAGAGATTGCGATCATGCAAGAATGGCCCCCGTTTACGTCCTCATTTCATAAACCCCTCCTGACACGCGGccggaaaaataaaagggcatAAGAAATCCTCCTGGAAACTGTAGATgcgggggagggcgggggggggggcagacagacaaAGTAGCCGTAGTTTGAACCGCGCTGCGGCTCAGCCCACGCCCCGGCGGAGCCCCCTCAGGACGCTCAGACGAGATGCTGAACGGCGTCTCCTTTTGTTGTGCTCGTGTAAGCTGCTCATCGAGTGCTgtacaagaggaggaggataaaTACTCCAAATACACTCGAAATATTTTAGAATGGCACAACTATTGGCACCGTTACGCAATAACATGTAGTATTATGGTACCTCTAATCCCTTTGTCACATCCTTGAATGTGCCACCTGTGCATTTATAAAAGAGACCCAAGGCCAAAATAAAGATGGCAGTCATTTAGAAATGAGCTGCGGTAATGTAAGAAAAGATCAAAACATAAAGCTTTCTCtggtcattgtttttttcttttccaggtgGCTTCTCTGTTTGCTTCCTACATCCTGGGTTACCTCGCCGCCACCAAGATGCAATCCATCCTGGTCACTCATATGGTACAGTAGctgagccgggggggggtgggggctgctTCTGCTTTCTCAGGCCTCTGGTGCATCGCACAATGGCACATCGGTAGCTTGGTTCGATTCAACGGTGAAATTAATCACACCGACGCACCCAAACTGCTGAGACCACAtaaatgaaagtgttttttttttttttttatgcagaaATAGAAAGATGCAAAATAACCCAATTTTGCTGgagggaaataaaacaacaccTCAGAGGAAGGAGACCTCAAAGGGACGAAATGTTTCCCTGACTGAGGATTGTGgctttcagagtgtgtgtgtgtgtgtgtgtgtgtgtgtgtgtgagcgagcacTGTGTGTTGTGCCCGACTTTAGTGAAAGTCCTTCCAGCCGTAACGTGCTCCGCTTCGGTTCTCCTCATCCCGCTGAGCTCCTTCGGCCGGAGAAGTTTCACGAGCCGCGAGGACGACGCCAGCCGAGGCAGGGATGACGTCCGTCCGCGTGTGTTGGCAACTTCAACACAACACATCTGTTGattgttatataaatataaatatataataaggaTTTGTGTTCCGTGTGTTCCgtgtgttccgtgtgtgtgtgtgtgtgtgtgtgtgtgtgtgtgtgtgtgtgtgtgtgtgtgtgtgtgtgtgtgtgtgtgtgtgtgtgtgtgttaggtctTTTTTGTCCCTCCACATTCTTTCTCCCTAATCCGCTCGGCATGCCGGGCTGTTAGCCGGCCCCTGTGTGCGCCGCCGATAAGGAgagcacccaccccccccccccccccccccccgacccccccacccacccaccttgTGGTGAGATGAAGATTTGTCTCAGAGGAAGGAATATGCCTGTGCATAATTTAGAGAGCCTggaaaccgtgtgtgtgtgcgtgtgtgtgtgtcctctatgTGACCTCCAGCGTTGTTGGCTGAGCAGTGTCCCTTGGAACTACTGGTAGATTATTTTTAGTTCGCTGCCTGCAGCTTTTTAAAGGaagctgtaaaagaaaaaaatcagttGGGCAAATTGTTGGGCGTCCCTGCCTCCCGAGTGGTGCATTATTTCACTCCTCGCTGTGGGATTAAGCATCAAGGGTTCAGTGAATGGGATTAGACTTTGCTGGTGGCTGTGTATTCAAAGTACAAAGCGTCGGTTTAATGGAGTGTTGGTAACAGCAGAAGGACTTTAGTCCCGTCGATTTCAGACCACCACAATAAATCTGtgtgaatatgtttttgtgaggccactggattttttttttttttttaaatacaccgGCTGATCGTACTTTCTGAGGTCATAAACCCTCCACTCTATTCGTTCATCCCAGGTAACCCTCGCCGTCTGCTTCGTCCTGATGTTTGGCAACTCCATGCTGCTCACGTCCTTCTACGCCTCCTCGCTCCTCTCCATCTGGGTGAGTCGGGTCTCAAGAAAAAGAGCCGTCGGCTCCATCTGGTCCTTGGGCTGAAACGACAAACGCGTTTGTTTGAGTGAATGTCGTTGCAGAGGGAAATGGAAGTACCaaatcatctgtgtgtgtgtgtgtgtgtgtgtgtatagagacCGCTTTCTacatgggttttttttttaaattagattttCCTTTTCAGGCAATCATTGCATTGAGGGATCGATTCGCTCAAGTTCTCACACCTGGCGTCGTCACCTGGGTACGTGGAAGTAtagcatatttatatattccAGTAATCTCGTTTTAAATGTCTCGGAGTAAACATGCTGCCGATTATTTAGCCTTAACTTCAAATCGGGCCGTTTATTTCTCACTTGAAGAGTTGAAAGGCTGGAAATAACTGTCACAATCCGCCCGGCTGCACGGCACATTGAGGCTTTCGTCCCGGGTTCCTGCAAtaaatgtgtgagtgtgagtgaacccccgtctcctctctccctctcctcagcTCATGCAGGGTTTGGCTTGGGTCGGCTCCACGCTGCTTCTCAAGTCGCTGCTGTCCTCGGTGCTCTGCGCCTCGGACGATGTAAGCCGCCGCAACGTCACTCTGAGAGATCCACGTGTGCGGAAGGAACTTGAATTTATGTCGCTGATGTGATCATGATGAGAATTGTTGCTTAAAGTCAAAGGCAACGCCTTATTTCAGCTCGTGATGTACCAACATTTTAATAACGCCAAGGTTATACTGAACAATTAACGTTTTCAAACGCATTCAAACATTTAAAGTCAGGAATTTTACCCCCAAAAAATACGACCTACCTGTaattatgtgtttgtttgttttttgtctgttcCAGGCTCACATCAGTGCTCTGATAAAGTCCAAGTTCACGAGCTACAAGGACTTCCACACTCTGATGTACACTTGTGCCGCAGAATTTGACTTCATGGAGTTGGAGGTAAAGTGATAAAATgtcaggggattttttttttaaaaagccgagGGAGACGTGTGCTCTGAATGTGACGtgttccgccccccccccccctcagacgcCTCTGCGTTACCTCAGGACCATGCTGCTGCCCATCAACGTGCTGGTGGTGGCTCTCATCGCTGGGCGGGtgagtcctcctccccccccccgtactaACACGTACTAACACTCTGGTTTTCGATCCATCATCTCCACCCCTGAGGAGAGCTGTGTGGATTAAGGaggatttcttttcttattttatattGCGGTGGAAAATGTGGGAAGCTTTGTTGGCATTCACGTGGGTATATTTAAGGGAAAGGAACAAGAGCAATATTTTATTCTTGAAGTGctgaaacatgaaatatatcttttgggggggggggggggggggcttagtgaaaaaagacatttgaggaaCTGCTCTTTATGCCGTGTAATCTCATTACGTCGGCCCACGCCGAGCTAAGAATACGTAAGTCGGCTCGACAAAGAACGGAACGCGATACGCCAGCGAGTCGTCTCTTCCTGCTTCGGCTCCATTTGTTGGAAGCGTGACGTTTAATGGAATCAATTTTGACTCCTCTCCAGACCGTTCAGGATGTAGTCCGCTCCCCGAGGGACGGCGGGAAGAGGTCCGTCAGGCCCGACGACGCGGACGAAGCCGAGGGGTGAGCGGCTCGAGGCCTCGGCGCCGATC is drawn from Pungitius pungitius chromosome 11, fPunPun2.1, whole genome shotgun sequence and contains these coding sequences:
- the dpy19l1l gene encoding dpy-19-like 1, like yields the protein MVTKNRKQTGKSPATQADRDRTPHVSPPGKSNARRPGREGKAFNGAHPNGLSGIRHKLGLTPSAVAKLGITLLLAALTGFLHWHHLSQLFENDRHFSHLSNLEKEMAFRTEMGLYYSYYKTIIEAPAFLDGLHMVMNDRLTEFPLVINTLKRFNLYPEVVLASWYRTYTGVMGYFGIPTKMCWSINRGEGLTPVDSCEGMGDPAYFYVSFVFLLNGAMMSLFFIYGVYLSGSRLGGVVTAVCFFFNHGESTRVMWTPPLRESFAYPFLVLQMLLLTHILRTRNPSRTAMVALGVSNLCFMLPWQFAQFVLLTQVASLFASYILGYLAATKMQSILVTHMVTLAVCFVLMFGNSMLLTSFYASSLLSIWAIIALRDRFAQVLTPGVVTWLMQGLAWVGSTLLLKSLLSSVLCASDDAHISALIKSKFTSYKDFHTLMYTCAAEFDFMELETPLRYLRTMLLPINVLVVALIAGRTVQDVVRSPRDGGKRSVRPDDADEAEGSEIAAKGELVYHGLQLVAFAVLAVLIMRLKLFLTPHMCIMASLICSKQLFGWIGDKFKHQLAVFVVMAIMAVYGVANLRAQWGIIGEFSNLPQEELLDWIQDNTRPDAVFAGAMPTMASVKLSTGRPIVNHPHYEDAGLRERTKLVYSMYSRMSADTVKGNLVKLGVDFFVLEDSWCTRRTRPGCSMPEIWDIEDPLNAGKTPLCTHMARSSRPHFTTVFSNDIYKVLRVPKATDELR